TATTGTATGTTGAAAGTTTGTTAATTCACAATAGAATTGCAAGAATTGTTGTTCAGAGAAATAGGATTCCTGTAGGCATAATTACATTCAGAGACTTTGTACCAGCAAAATTACCTCATTGGATTGCAGAATCAGCAGATCCTAAAGAAGTTCAACAATACAAAATGAAAGGCATGGCCGACTTTAACGTTAATCAAATGAGTCATCTGTTACATTTCAAAGCAGTTGACATAATGTCTTCCAATCCAATTACAGTTGATGCTGACGAGGATGTTGGAGTAGCTGTGTTGCTAATGATTAGAAATAATATCAGTGGAATTCCTGTAGTTAAAAAATCTAAACTTGTAGGAATTATTACAAAATCAGACATTGTAAAAGCAATTGCTGAAGCTTAACTTACTTTACAATAAGGATAGAACAAGGAGAATTATTTGCAAGTTTATTTGAAACACTTCCTAAAAAGAATCTTGCTGTAGCGCCCAACCCTTTTGAACCAACAACAATCAAGTTACATTGTTCTTTTTTTGCAAGCTTAACAATTTCATCAGTGATATTTCCTTCTTTCATTACTATTTTTGAATCAACACCGCGTTTTGTTGTAGTATTTTTTGCATTAATCAAAACTTTTTTTCCAAATTTTCTCAAAATATCAAGATATTCCTTTCTATCCAACAAATTGATTGGTAATGATTTTTCAACTACATATAACAAAATTAATCGAGATTGATAATTTTTTGCCATTTCACATGCATGTAAAAGAGCTTTTTCTGAAAATTTTGATCCATCAAGCGGAACGAGAATACTCAAGTAGAGTGATTTTTTCATAAGAGGGTTATTGATGATGGATATTTAACTAAACTCTTCGAATAAAATTTTGATTTTTTTCAGAAAAAGCTCTTTTTAGGCATAAAATTTTTGAAATTGTTATGATCTATTATTAGAAATGATAATCTTAATTTGGTATTAAATCGTAAAAAGTGAGAATAAAAAGAAATGATTAGGAAAAAAATTAAGAAAATCCTAGTTCCACTTGATGGTTCTAAGAACTCTATGAGAGGATTGGATGAAGCAATTTATCTTGCAAGACAATGTCATGCAACAATTACAGGATTGTATGTGATTCCTATTTATCCTAGAAATTTTGCTGATGCAATAATGCCGTATCAAATTCACCTATCAAAATCAGCTAAAAAATTCATGAGTAATGCAAAGACAAATTGTGCAAAGAAAGGAATTGTCTTCAGATCAAAAATTATGTTTGGCAGTCCAATTGGTGAGATTGAAGATCTATCTAAAAACAAAAAATTTGACATCATAGTTATTGGCTCAAGAGGGCAAAGTGGATTAAAGGAAGTGTTTTTGGGTAGTGTTGCAAACGCCATAGTTCATAAATCAAAGATTCCGGTATTAGTCATAAAATAGGTGAAAAGATGTTTTCAAAAATGCTTACAAAAATACTTGTTCCATACGATGGTTCAAAATATTCTTCAAAGGCATTGTCAAGAGCAATAGAATTAGCTCATAATTTAGATTCAGAGATATTTTTGTATTCAGTAATTAATGTAGATTATATTTCGCCACCTGGAATGTTAGGATTAACCAGAACAAAATCTGAAAAAGAATCTGCAAAAAAATGGGAAAAAACTGTCAACATAGAAGCTGAGAAAATGTTGAAAACGGCTCTAAAAAAATGTGAAGACAAAGGAATTACAGCCTCCTATAGCATAGGAAGAGGAAATATTGCAAGTGAGATACTAAATTTTTCAAAAAAGAAAAAAATTTCATTAATAGTAATTGGTAGTCAAGGTTTGCATGGAATTGGCAAATTCAAAACTTTAGGTAGTGTTAGTAGAAGAGTTTCTGAATATGCAAGCTGTCCTGTATTATTAATTAGGTAAAATCAAGCCAATTCACCTAAGAAATGAACAGTACCATGATCAACTAGAACTGTTCTATCTTTTGGAACATGAAATAGTTTTTTGGAATTATTTGATTGTACAATAAGTTTTGAAAAAGGATCTTTCAGAGATTTGTATAAAATTCCTTTTTCACCAATCGATTGAGACCAATGTGTGCCCTGAACAAACGTAATTGTTTGAAATTTAATCACTTGATATGAATACACCATTTAAAATCACATGTTTTTTTCCATTCGTGTCAATATTTGATCACAGATCCTTCTCATTTCAGAATCAGAACCTACGCTACAAATTTTAACTAGATCAGTAGTTGTTACAATTCCAATTATTTTATCATCTTTCCTTACTGGCAATTTGTGAATGTTCTTTGTTTTCATTATTTGTGCTGCTTCCCAAACCGTTTCATCTGGTCCAATATCAATTAGTGGTGAAGATATCACTTTTTCTAAAGTTGATGAAAGGGGAATTTCTTTTGATGTAATTCGTTTTACAAAATCCCGTTCTGTTAAAATTCCAACTGGAAGGTTGTTTTTTGTTACAATAACACAACCAATATTTTTTTCATCCATTATTTTTGCCGCATCTTTTATTGTAGTAGATAGATCTAGTGAGGCTAGATCGCTGATCATAATGTCTTTAACAAAAGTATGTGCCATAATATCCCTTGAAATTTGTTTTAATAAAGTGGATCCCTATTTCCTTGCATAAAATTAAATTTTACATTATTTTACAATCAAAACAGGAATTTTTGATTTATGTAAAACATAATTTGATGTACTTCCTAGAAATGCCTCTTTAATTGAACTCATACCTCTTGAACCAATAACTATGATGTCAAATTTTTTGTTAGTTGCATAACTAATAATTTTTGGTCCTTCGTCTCCATAAACTATATCATCTAAAAACACAATTCCGTTTTTTGCACATTTTGTCTTTGCTTTTGACATGTATTTGTCTGCATTTTGTAAAAGATACTTTTCGATATAGGATATCTGGGAATCTGTTTTTGGTTTTGATAAGGGAACTACATACAATCCTGTAATTGTTGCATGACATTGTCTTGCAAGATAAATTGCTTCATCCAATCCTCTCATAGAGTTCTTAGAACCATCAAGTGGAACTAGGATTTTCTTAACATTCATAATTAATTGGGTATTTAATCAAATTTAAGATGTTTCTATTGGATTATCGTTTTTGATTTTCAGGCATGAGATTATACAAAGACCATAATATAAGGAAATTATCAAAAATAATTGAAAATGAGCGAAGATGCAAAAGGGATTACGGTCAAAGACATTATGACAAAATCAGTTATTGCAGTTGATTCCACAGCTACTGTTAATGAAGCGGCTAAAATGATGGAAGATGCAAAAGTTGGTTCAGTAATAGTTATGGAAAATAACACTCCTGTCGGAATTGTTACTGATAGAGACTTTGCTGTCAAAGTCGCTGCTCATGCATACCAAATTTCAACTTCTGTAAAACAAATAATGTCTTCTCCTCTAATTACTATTGGACCAGATGAGTCTGTATGGATGATTTCTGATTTAATGTATACTAGAGGAGTAAGAAAACTACCTGTTATTGAAAATGATCAAGTGATTGGAATGGTAACTGCAACAGATCTTGTAAATCAACTTGCAGTCTCAACTGATGAAGATATTCAAAAAATGTTTCACGAATCAATTATCAAAGTATACAAACAATATAGTCCATACAACTGATCATCAATTAATTATAGCATTCATCAAAGTTTTTCCTCCAATTAATGTACCAATTGATAACCCCACATTTGCTAAAACATTCAATCCCATAGTTAGATAATGATGATTGTCTATTAGATTGCTAGAATCTAATGCAAAAGAAGACATTGTTGTAAGTGAGCCACAAAATCCAACGGCTGCAAAAAGCGAATATCTACTATCAAGGTTCCATTGATTTGAAAATACTACAAACATTCCAAGAATAAATGCTCCAATCACATTTACAATTAAGACATTTAGTGGGAGTGTATTAAACAAAAGTGGCGATTCAGTAATTTTGTATCTAATAAAAGCTCCAAATACAGAACCTCCTGCCAAAAACACAAATTCTAAACCTTTCATTGTCTACCTTCATCCTTTTTTTGTTGGTAGACATTATCAGTGTAGTTAAACACGGTTTAGGTATACAATACCAAGGCTAATGTCATAGCCAACTGTGATTTTTTTCTTATGATTTTTATAGGTTTGTTATTTTTTTGAGACTAGATGACCATAAAACTCCGATGTGAAGACTACGGTTTTGAGTGCAATTTTGTTCTAGAGGGAGAGAAAAGTGTTGGATTACTTGAACAGTTAAGAAAACATTTTGAAGATGAACATGGAATTGATTATACAACTGAGGCAATTACTCAGATGATTATGAATCGTGGCCATTCATTAGAATCAATTAAAAAAGATTAATTCTTTTCAGTTGTTTTTTGTTTTTAACATTTAATACAAAGTAAGTGGTACATAATTTAGAAAAGTTCTAAATTTTTAAGGAATTTTCTGTTTATAAAATTGCATTTTGATTACAAAATTACCTACAACAATTTGCTTTTATCTGATAAACACCATACTAAGTTAGTAGTGGTAGTAAATTATTCTAGTGATTATGATGTCAAGTGTCATCTTGATACTTGCAAAACCTACCCTGTCATTACAGATTCTGAAAGAGGAGAAATGTTTTGTGGGGGATGCGGGTTGGTATTGATACAAAACATAGCAGATGCTTCACATGAAAACAACGGTTACAGTCAAGAAGAATTTATGAAATTAGCTAGAACTGGTCCTGCAACTTCTTTGACTATGCATGACAAGGGTTTGTCAACAGTAATTGGCACAAATAAAGATTCTTCAGGAAATGCATTATCAAGTAAAACAAAATTTGAATTTAATAGACTCAGAACTTGGGATCAGCGAAGTAAATCAAGGAAAACTGCAACATTAAGCAAAGCATTTACTTTATTACACGGTATGAAAACAAAACTTGGAGTTTCAGATAACGTAGTTGAAAATGCTGCATATATTTACAGAAAAGTAGTTTCTGCAAGACTAACTAGAGGACGAACTATGGCTTCATTGGTTTCAGCTGCATTATATGCTTCATGTAGAGAAAACAATATTCCTAGAACTTTGGATGATATTGCAAAAGCAGGAAATGTAGAGAGACGAATATTGTCAAGAGATTTGAGAACCATTATCAAAAAATTAGGATTAAGTTTGAATCAATATGATACCACATCTTTTATTTCAAAAATTTCGAACAACATGAATCTAAAGGAGAAAACAAAACGTGACGCATTTAAGATTCTTCAGAGATGTGA
Above is a window of Nitrosopumilus sp. K4 DNA encoding:
- a CDS encoding universal stress protein, with protein sequence MKKSLYLSILVPLDGSKFSEKALLHACEMAKNYQSRLILLYVVEKSLPINLLDRKEYLDILRKFGKKVLINAKNTTTKRGVDSKIVMKEGNITDEIVKLAKKEQCNLIVVGSKGLGATARFFLGSVSNKLANNSPCSILIVK
- a CDS encoding universal stress protein; translated protein: MIRKKIKKILVPLDGSKNSMRGLDEAIYLARQCHATITGLYVIPIYPRNFADAIMPYQIHLSKSAKKFMSNAKTNCAKKGIVFRSKIMFGSPIGEIEDLSKNKKFDIIVIGSRGQSGLKEVFLGSVANAIVHKSKIPVLVIK
- a CDS encoding universal stress protein: MFSKMLTKILVPYDGSKYSSKALSRAIELAHNLDSEIFLYSVINVDYISPPGMLGLTRTKSEKESAKKWEKTVNIEAEKMLKTALKKCEDKGITASYSIGRGNIASEILNFSKKKKISLIVIGSQGLHGIGKFKTLGSVSRRVSEYASCPVLLIR
- a CDS encoding cyclic nucleotide-binding/CBS domain-containing protein gives rise to the protein MAHTFVKDIMISDLASLDLSTTIKDAAKIMDEKNIGCVIVTKNNLPVGILTERDFVKRITSKEIPLSSTLEKVISSPLIDIGPDETVWEAAQIMKTKNIHKLPVRKDDKIIGIVTTTDLVKICSVGSDSEMRRICDQILTRMEKNM
- a CDS encoding universal stress protein, with product MNVKKILVPLDGSKNSMRGLDEAIYLARQCHATITGLYVVPLSKPKTDSQISYIEKYLLQNADKYMSKAKTKCAKNGIVFLDDIVYGDEGPKIISYATNKKFDIIVIGSRGMSSIKEAFLGSTSNYVLHKSKIPVLIVK
- a CDS encoding CBS domain-containing protein, which codes for MSEDAKGITVKDIMTKSVIAVDSTATVNEAAKMMEDAKVGSVIVMENNTPVGIVTDRDFAVKVAAHAYQISTSVKQIMSSPLITIGPDESVWMISDLMYTRGVRKLPVIENDQVIGMVTATDLVNQLAVSTDEDIQKMFHESIIKVYKQYSPYN
- a CDS encoding CrcB family protein, producing MKGLEFVFLAGGSVFGAFIRYKITESPLLFNTLPLNVLIVNVIGAFILGMFVVFSNQWNLDSRYSLFAAVGFCGSLTTMSSFALDSSNLIDNHHYLTMGLNVLANVGLSIGTLIGGKTLMNAIIN
- a CDS encoding DUF1059 domain-containing protein, with the translated sequence MTIKLRCEDYGFECNFVLEGEKSVGLLEQLRKHFEDEHGIDYTTEAITQMIMNRGHSLESIKKD
- a CDS encoding transcription initiation factor IIB family protein, with the translated sequence MVVNYSSDYDVKCHLDTCKTYPVITDSERGEMFCGGCGLVLIQNIADASHENNGYSQEEFMKLARTGPATSLTMHDKGLSTVIGTNKDSSGNALSSKTKFEFNRLRTWDQRSKSRKTATLSKAFTLLHGMKTKLGVSDNVVENAAYIYRKVVSARLTRGRTMASLVSAALYASCRENNIPRTLDDIAKAGNVERRILSRDLRTIIKKLGLSLNQYDTTSFISKISNNMNLKEKTKRDAFKILQRCEKEMITAGKHPVAQAAASLYIACIMNGEKISQKKFSVESGVSDVTIRNRAVLIKKTLKILDENSDL